In Akkermansia muciniphila, one DNA window encodes the following:
- a CDS encoding sugar phosphate nucleotidyltransferase translates to MHITAGLRISRAFILGAGLGTRLRPLTGILPKPLIPFFHEPLILHSMRRCYDCGIREFIINTHHLAAAWDKVFPERSWNGCPVHFSHEPVLLDSGGGVKKIESLASPEEPLLVVNGDMAATFDLGRLLEEHLSRRPPVTLALRTSGDKKNVGFDFSSGLVTDMRHALGRDPGSCQFTGAYCMEPEVFGRIPSGEAVSIIPLFLDYIREGRLRGILADDGLWMDMGTPEAYLQAHLDFPSPAPRIHPRARVSPRAFADGNCVIGPGATVEDGCRLQGCVVWPGVRVPSGTCAERRIFYCSPNGH, encoded by the coding sequence ATGCACATCACGGCAGGCCTCCGCATTTCCCGTGCGTTTATTCTCGGCGCCGGGCTGGGTACCCGCCTGCGCCCTCTCACCGGCATTCTGCCCAAGCCGCTGATTCCCTTTTTCCATGAACCCCTTATTCTGCATTCCATGCGCCGATGCTACGATTGCGGCATACGGGAGTTCATCATCAATACCCACCATCTGGCGGCGGCCTGGGATAAGGTGTTCCCTGAACGCTCATGGAACGGCTGCCCCGTTCATTTCAGCCATGAACCCGTGCTGCTGGATTCCGGCGGCGGCGTCAAAAAGATAGAGTCCCTGGCTTCCCCGGAAGAACCGCTGCTGGTGGTGAACGGAGACATGGCGGCCACATTTGACCTGGGCCGCCTTCTGGAGGAGCATTTGAGCCGCCGCCCTCCCGTGACGCTGGCCCTCCGCACCTCCGGAGATAAGAAGAACGTGGGATTTGATTTTTCTTCCGGACTGGTGACGGATATGAGGCACGCCCTGGGCCGCGACCCCGGATCCTGCCAATTTACCGGCGCGTACTGCATGGAGCCGGAAGTATTCGGGCGCATCCCTTCCGGGGAGGCCGTTTCCATCATTCCCCTGTTTCTGGATTACATCCGGGAAGGGCGCCTGCGCGGCATTCTGGCGGACGACGGGTTGTGGATGGACATGGGAACGCCGGAGGCCTACCTTCAGGCTCATCTGGATTTCCCCTCCCCCGCTCCGCGCATCCACCCCCGGGCCCGGGTGTCCCCCCGCGCCTTTGCGGACGGTAATTGCGTGATAGGTCCCGGCGCAACGGTAGAGGACGGCTGCCGCCTGCAAGGCTGCGTTGTCTGGCCGGGCGTACGCGTGCCTTCAGGCACCTGCGCGGAACGCCGGATTTTCTACTGTTCCCCCAACGGCCATTGA
- a CDS encoding phosphodiester glycosidase family protein produces MLLLRLLSLMLCFSGLVHAEHRVFTRKDGFLSMRDKLNVYFFRSDTHRLLVRDEGSVKTPRYGSLDKAMRKSPCVAGVNGGFFSADAEGTPLGLVIQDGKRLSPLATGSFAVSGVVYEGGRSGLTLVRSSVLKRMKKLPATQAAIQGGPFLVENGSAVKGLNAQKSTYRTFIATDGGKRWCIGVSSSLTLKELAAWLATPGALGNFRVETALNLDGGSSSAFWCHETGISYPAFKQVRNYLGVAPVERR; encoded by the coding sequence ATGCTTTTGCTGCGCCTTCTTTCTCTGATGTTGTGCTTTTCCGGCCTGGTTCACGCGGAACACCGCGTTTTCACCAGGAAGGACGGCTTTTTGTCCATGCGGGACAAGCTGAACGTGTATTTTTTCCGTTCTGATACGCACCGTCTGCTGGTGAGGGACGAAGGAAGCGTCAAAACGCCCCGGTACGGCTCCCTGGACAAGGCCATGAGGAAAAGTCCCTGCGTGGCCGGCGTCAACGGAGGATTTTTCAGTGCGGACGCGGAGGGAACGCCCCTGGGCCTGGTCATTCAGGACGGCAAACGGCTTTCTCCGCTGGCTACGGGGTCTTTCGCCGTTTCCGGGGTCGTTTATGAAGGAGGCAGAAGCGGATTGACCCTGGTCCGCAGTTCCGTGCTGAAACGCATGAAAAAGCTTCCGGCCACGCAGGCAGCCATTCAGGGAGGACCCTTTCTGGTGGAGAACGGCTCCGCCGTAAAAGGGCTTAACGCACAGAAGTCCACTTACCGCACCTTCATTGCCACGGACGGAGGAAAAAGGTGGTGCATCGGCGTTTCCTCTTCCCTGACTTTGAAGGAACTGGCAGCCTGGCTGGCGACTCCTGGAGCATTGGGGAATTTCCGGGTGGAAACGGCCCTGAATCTGGACGGCGGCTCGTCTTCCGCCTTCTGGTGCCATGAAACAGGCATTTCCTACCCTGCGTTCAAACAGGTCAGGAATTATCTGGGCGTAGCCCCCGTGGAACGCCGGTAA
- the lnt gene encoding apolipoprotein N-acyltransferase → MMNTPPASLPRLLPVWAGLLLAAFSGILMACAFIPVDWSGCVWIGFLPLLTALWHGRRREGKRGILAYALYGWVFGVVFYGISFWWVNEVSTLGYIPLMIFYGGLFPCLWALVMGVFFRPAGRPLPDAKLAAKERRAAWKAWAMGDILPSASAALAGAALWVCLEWGRGWLIPGFGWNNLGVALYGNPLAQWAEYLGVTALAFIPAVFSVWLWRVCRRAGTMIVHEGRRTVPWDFFILVAVLLTMFVVGVFWTARYSSQSAAVTGNGRLTVPVMAVQLNLSQKEKWDPANRESIYQALLDMTEQGMLDLQNRALEQAVKDGAEASLDMPAWVIWPESSFPISTFYRDSTGERFPNQDNVNFLSAEEDYVQALRSGICNFILLTGTDDIYLSDEGRVARAYNCLTVFEGDYSTARPHAKAMLVPFGEYIPMRETFPFLEKAFEASAGTAMGLNYTPGCSFNPVPVPIRPGSSSTVGVIPLVCFEDVVGSWVRRFVRQEPQLMVNVTNDGWFNRSCANEQHWRNAAFRCIELRRSMVRAANTGVSVALAPNGAVIADLRDSSGSPFTRGVMTATLPVGCTEITLYAMLGDWAVLVCFLAFAVLLLRRIGAGKRVHGPVEDGVYRRSTGATPR, encoded by the coding sequence ATGATGAATACCCCACCTGCTTCCCTCCCTCGTCTCCTGCCCGTGTGGGCAGGGCTGCTGCTGGCCGCTTTTTCCGGAATTCTGATGGCCTGCGCCTTTATTCCGGTGGACTGGAGCGGGTGCGTATGGATAGGATTCCTGCCTTTGCTGACAGCCCTGTGGCACGGCCGCAGACGGGAGGGGAAAAGGGGAATTCTGGCGTACGCCCTGTATGGCTGGGTTTTTGGCGTGGTATTTTACGGCATCTCCTTCTGGTGGGTCAATGAGGTCAGCACGCTGGGCTATATTCCCCTGATGATTTTTTACGGAGGCCTGTTTCCCTGCTTATGGGCTCTGGTCATGGGAGTGTTCTTCCGGCCGGCCGGCCGGCCGCTGCCTGATGCGAAGCTGGCGGCAAAGGAACGCCGGGCCGCCTGGAAAGCCTGGGCCATGGGCGACATATTGCCCAGCGCTTCCGCCGCTCTGGCGGGCGCCGCTTTATGGGTATGCCTGGAATGGGGGCGGGGCTGGCTGATACCGGGTTTCGGCTGGAACAATCTGGGCGTGGCCCTGTACGGAAATCCGCTGGCCCAATGGGCGGAATACCTTGGCGTGACGGCGCTGGCCTTTATTCCGGCCGTCTTTTCCGTCTGGCTCTGGCGTGTTTGCCGCCGTGCCGGAACCATGATTGTCCATGAAGGCAGGCGGACCGTTCCCTGGGACTTTTTCATCCTGGTGGCGGTCCTTTTAACCATGTTTGTCGTCGGCGTGTTCTGGACGGCTCGTTACTCCTCCCAGTCTGCCGCGGTTACGGGAAACGGCAGGCTTACCGTTCCCGTCATGGCCGTGCAGCTGAATCTGAGCCAGAAGGAAAAATGGGATCCGGCCAATCGGGAAAGCATTTACCAGGCTTTGCTGGACATGACGGAACAGGGAATGCTGGATCTTCAAAACCGCGCTCTGGAACAGGCGGTCAAAGACGGAGCGGAAGCCTCCCTGGATATGCCGGCCTGGGTCATCTGGCCGGAAAGTTCCTTCCCCATTTCCACGTTTTACCGTGATTCCACTGGGGAACGCTTCCCCAATCAGGACAATGTCAACTTTCTGAGCGCGGAAGAGGATTACGTCCAGGCCCTTCGGAGCGGGATATGCAATTTTATCCTGCTGACGGGCACGGATGATATTTACCTGTCTGATGAAGGGCGTGTGGCGCGGGCTTACAACTGCCTTACCGTCTTTGAAGGGGATTATTCCACAGCCCGTCCGCACGCCAAGGCCATGCTGGTTCCCTTCGGAGAATACATCCCTATGCGGGAAACATTCCCGTTTCTGGAAAAAGCCTTTGAGGCTTCCGCCGGAACTGCCATGGGCCTGAACTATACGCCCGGGTGTTCCTTCAATCCCGTTCCCGTGCCTATCCGTCCCGGAAGCTCCTCTACGGTGGGCGTTATTCCGCTGGTCTGCTTTGAGGATGTGGTGGGAAGCTGGGTGCGCCGCTTCGTCCGGCAGGAACCCCAGTTGATGGTGAACGTGACCAATGACGGGTGGTTCAACCGTTCCTGCGCCAATGAACAGCATTGGCGCAATGCGGCGTTCCGCTGTATTGAACTGCGCCGTTCCATGGTCCGTGCCGCCAATACCGGCGTAAGCGTGGCTCTGGCCCCCAATGGCGCGGTTATTGCGGATTTGAGGGATTCCTCCGGTTCGCCGTTTACCAGAGGGGTGATGACTGCCACATTGCCTGTGGGCTGTACGGAAATAACCCTGTACGCCATGCTGGGCGACTGGGCCGTTCTGGTTTGTTTCCTGGCGTTCGCGGTTCTGTTGCTGCGCAGGATAGGCGCCGGGAAACGTGTTCACGGCCCCGTGGAGGACGGCGTTTACCGGCGTTCCACGGGGGCTACGCCCAGATAA
- a CDS encoding ferredoxin, whose product MADIDEKTPLNVPGKFYVDSSCIDCDLCRETAPENFGRDDDEGVSYVKKQPENDEELSACEEAMEGCPVEAIGDDGE is encoded by the coding sequence ATGGCAGATATCGACGAAAAAACACCTCTAAACGTCCCCGGCAAGTTTTACGTGGACAGTTCCTGCATTGACTGCGACCTTTGCCGCGAAACCGCTCCGGAAAACTTTGGACGGGATGACGACGAAGGAGTATCCTATGTCAAGAAGCAGCCGGAAAACGACGAAGAGCTGAGCGCATGCGAGGAAGCCATGGAAGGCTGCCCCGTGGAAGCGATTGGCGACGACGGCGAATAA
- a CDS encoding DciA family protein, with translation MSSPWSPYTPDRDRPDPYASPVRYDYLSRDEQEVRQALADWFQISPAASETRNLHTAESLLGDILSRLPLDGDGMDPELLREGWLKAAGPFLGQQSNLLSIVKGVATIQVLQPAMRYHLQQWQGALLGKLKDQFGKDAVHSIRIRIG, from the coding sequence ATGTCCTCCCCCTGGTCTCCCTACACGCCGGACAGGGACCGTCCGGATCCCTACGCCTCCCCAGTCCGGTATGATTATCTTTCCCGTGATGAGCAGGAGGTGAGGCAGGCGTTGGCGGACTGGTTCCAGATATCCCCCGCCGCCAGTGAAACACGCAACCTCCATACGGCGGAGTCCCTGCTGGGGGATATCCTGTCCAGGCTTCCCCTGGACGGCGACGGCATGGACCCCGAATTGCTCCGGGAAGGATGGCTGAAAGCTGCGGGGCCATTCCTGGGCCAGCAATCCAACCTTCTTTCCATTGTCAAGGGAGTAGCCACCATCCAGGTGCTTCAACCGGCCATGCGCTACCATCTTCAGCAGTGGCAGGGAGCCCTGCTGGGAAAACTGAAGGACCAGTTCGGCAAGGATGCCGTCCATTCCATCCGCATACGGATAGGATAA
- a CDS encoding family 20 glycosylhydrolase — MRFTLPALLLTSSLTLCFPSSYGDWTSPHSLQQEKDAPVPLIPFPSQVDWKRGTCPKKAPVSVNKDPALAQSLGKEGYELQIRPGGILIKAATDSGVFYARRTLDQLGAKGNYPCCDIKDSPAFAIRGFMHDVGRNFRPIETLKSDIDEMARLKLNAFHWHLTDYPAWRIQSKKYPVLNDPSKRIKNRDVNDTYTYEQIRDLFRYARARHVQIIPEIDMPGHSTYFRNCFGFPMHDPRGMKILEELLEEFCREIPVEMSPYLHIGADEIHIPNGKQFADRMAAKVKSLGRQPIQWAGNNDLPVSGDSYAQLWNDENSVGLPDPARQKNPYFDSTAGYVNSFDPGILVRRNFFRQPCGTVKSDEHSLGVIQCLWPDTRVGDKKNIPIQSPQWPAMFAMAERSWKGLPADGSRFAGKLPEKDTEAYQAFSLFEKRMEALAGNRPFPYWRDSFVEWTVFGPVPKDRQEEVRNGLLAGKSPAGLNPIRARGGNLYFRTRAGAEGLFSKTKPGNTAWAETTFYAARPGTMYAMTGFDAPARSTRRCSGVPSAGEWSQCETRIWVNGKEVNNPQTCRLAGQRRYEKHTWNSPANEIPFDNEEFWWARPPVSFQVKAGENKILIEQPYTGEFQSWGVSFIPVKKAGDRWIADPSCYAKPGREKQDDVSLVPSK; from the coding sequence ATGCGATTTACTCTCCCTGCCCTTCTGCTGACGTCAAGCCTGACTCTTTGTTTTCCTTCTTCCTACGGAGATTGGACTTCCCCCCACTCCCTCCAGCAGGAAAAAGACGCGCCGGTTCCTCTCATTCCCTTTCCGTCCCAGGTGGACTGGAAAAGAGGGACATGCCCCAAAAAAGCACCCGTTTCCGTTAACAAGGACCCTGCCCTGGCCCAATCGCTGGGAAAAGAAGGCTATGAACTCCAGATTCGCCCCGGAGGGATCCTGATCAAGGCAGCTACGGATTCGGGCGTTTTCTATGCCCGCAGGACGCTGGATCAGCTGGGAGCCAAGGGAAATTACCCGTGCTGCGACATCAAGGACAGCCCGGCATTCGCCATTCGCGGCTTCATGCACGACGTAGGCCGCAATTTCCGGCCTATTGAAACGCTCAAGTCGGATATTGACGAAATGGCGCGGCTGAAACTGAATGCTTTCCACTGGCACCTGACGGACTATCCCGCATGGCGCATCCAGAGCAAAAAATATCCTGTCTTGAATGATCCCTCCAAGCGGATCAAGAACCGGGATGTCAATGACACCTACACCTACGAGCAGATCCGGGACCTGTTCCGCTATGCCAGGGCGCGTCACGTCCAGATCATCCCGGAAATTGATATGCCTGGACACAGCACTTATTTCAGAAACTGCTTCGGCTTTCCGATGCACGACCCCAGGGGCATGAAGATTCTGGAAGAACTGCTGGAAGAATTTTGCAGGGAAATTCCTGTGGAAATGTCTCCTTACCTGCACATTGGAGCTGATGAAATCCACATCCCCAACGGGAAGCAGTTTGCGGACCGGATGGCGGCCAAGGTCAAATCCCTGGGACGCCAGCCCATCCAATGGGCGGGCAACAATGACCTGCCTGTGTCCGGAGACAGTTATGCCCAGCTGTGGAATGACGAAAATTCCGTAGGTCTGCCGGATCCAGCCAGGCAGAAGAATCCCTATTTCGATTCCACAGCAGGGTACGTCAATTCCTTTGACCCCGGCATTCTGGTGCGCAGGAATTTCTTCCGCCAACCCTGCGGAACGGTGAAGAGCGACGAACATTCTTTGGGAGTCATTCAGTGCCTGTGGCCGGATACCCGGGTGGGGGACAAAAAGAATATTCCCATTCAGAGCCCTCAGTGGCCGGCCATGTTCGCCATGGCGGAACGCAGCTGGAAGGGGTTGCCGGCGGATGGTTCCCGCTTTGCCGGAAAACTGCCTGAAAAAGATACGGAGGCCTATCAGGCCTTTTCCCTGTTCGAGAAGCGTATGGAAGCCCTGGCCGGAAACAGGCCCTTCCCCTATTGGCGGGATTCTTTTGTGGAATGGACCGTATTCGGTCCCGTTCCGAAGGACAGGCAGGAAGAAGTAAGGAACGGCCTGCTGGCAGGGAAATCTCCCGCAGGGCTGAACCCCATCCGAGCCCGGGGAGGCAACTTGTATTTCCGTACCCGTGCAGGGGCGGAAGGCCTATTTTCCAAGACCAAGCCGGGAAATACAGCCTGGGCGGAAACGACTTTTTATGCGGCCAGGCCCGGGACCATGTACGCCATGACAGGATTTGACGCGCCGGCCCGTTCCACGCGACGCTGTTCCGGGGTTCCGTCCGCCGGGGAATGGTCCCAATGCGAAACCAGAATATGGGTGAACGGAAAAGAAGTGAACAATCCCCAGACCTGCAGGCTGGCGGGACAGAGGCGTTATGAAAAGCACACCTGGAATTCCCCTGCCAATGAAATACCCTTTGACAATGAAGAATTCTGGTGGGCGCGTCCTCCCGTTTCCTTTCAGGTAAAGGCCGGAGAAAACAAAATCCTGATTGAACAGCCGTATACGGGAGAATTCCAGTCATGGGGAGTCAGCTTCATTCCGGTGAAAAAAGCCGGAGACCGCTGGATTGCCGACCCAAGCTGCTATGCCAAACCCGGGAGAGAGAAACAGGATGACGTCTCTCTGGTGCCATCAAAGTAA
- a CDS encoding acyltransferase family protein, which produces MTVSPTSGKEIHPRLPWVEIARLLATLVVIMQHVPSVAFPPNQWLIGPALATFFLLAGYFSASGLGDQGSGTWTARRLMVLLRPYLFWCAAYWLAVGMPLDPNALISVFGLGACPMLTPMWFLRDLMIFTLAAFLFSRFRPALYALGLFCLFLHRWDDSLAWPSPYMFGDFTLGVMLASAAPGCLNRWGNMPLAVHTSILLASAALVWASCADSFLIPDGSYSGLLVLAFLSFGIIVKAVSPGWSERLSLWASGSFFVYCSHIFVLIVLIGVENCFPSPWPAWLWWCLVPAVYMMARSVYVFLKRYFPRSLVLMTGGK; this is translated from the coding sequence ATGACCGTCTCCCCCACGTCCGGTAAAGAAATTCACCCCCGTTTGCCCTGGGTGGAGATTGCTCGGTTGCTGGCGACGCTTGTGGTCATCATGCAGCACGTTCCTTCCGTGGCGTTTCCTCCCAACCAATGGCTGATTGGTCCTGCGCTGGCGACGTTTTTCCTGCTGGCGGGTTATTTTTCCGCCTCCGGCCTTGGGGATCAGGGCTCCGGAACGTGGACGGCACGCCGCCTGATGGTTTTGCTGCGGCCCTATCTTTTCTGGTGCGCGGCCTATTGGCTGGCGGTCGGCATGCCTCTTGACCCCAATGCGCTCATTTCCGTGTTTGGGCTGGGAGCATGTCCCATGCTGACCCCGATGTGGTTTCTGAGAGACTTGATGATTTTTACCCTGGCTGCTTTTTTGTTCTCCCGTTTCCGTCCAGCTCTTTACGCCCTTGGCCTGTTCTGCCTGTTTCTGCACCGGTGGGATGACTCTCTGGCGTGGCCCAGCCCGTACATGTTCGGGGATTTTACGCTCGGCGTTATGCTGGCGTCCGCCGCCCCAGGCTGTCTGAACCGCTGGGGCAACATGCCCCTTGCCGTGCACACTTCCATTCTTTTAGCTTCTGCGGCCCTTGTATGGGCAAGCTGTGCAGACTCTTTCCTGATTCCGGACGGCTCTTATTCCGGATTGCTTGTTCTGGCCTTTCTCAGCTTCGGGATTATTGTGAAAGCCGTCAGCCCCGGCTGGTCGGAAAGGCTGTCCCTGTGGGCGTCCGGCAGCTTCTTCGTGTATTGTTCCCACATTTTCGTGCTGATCGTCCTGATAGGCGTAGAGAACTGTTTTCCCTCCCCATGGCCTGCCTGGTTGTGGTGGTGCCTGGTGCCTGCGGTTTATATGATGGCGCGGAGCGTTTACGTGTTTCTCAAGCGATATTTTCCCCGCTCTCTCGTCCTGATGACCGGGGGAAAATGA
- a CDS encoding phosphoribosyltransferase, producing the protein MTYTITPLIAEDAICARVRELAASIDRAMAGKPYILLLLLNGALPFAAMLEKHLKSRPVVKAVKISSYAGMKNSGSVAWEGDCGDFQPDVPVLVVDDVLDTGATLDEVCRELKRRGVKEVRTAVAVDKRCCRKVPFEADYVAFTQGNDFLVGFGMDLDGHHRELPYIGKVVMADTVENSG; encoded by the coding sequence ATGACTTACACCATCACCCCTTTGATTGCAGAGGATGCCATCTGCGCGCGCGTCAGGGAACTGGCCGCATCCATTGACAGGGCCATGGCAGGGAAACCCTATATTTTATTGCTGCTGCTGAACGGAGCTCTTCCTTTCGCTGCGATGTTGGAGAAGCATTTGAAATCCCGGCCCGTGGTGAAAGCCGTCAAAATTTCCAGTTATGCCGGGATGAAAAATTCCGGCTCCGTGGCGTGGGAGGGAGATTGCGGTGATTTCCAGCCCGATGTGCCCGTTCTGGTGGTAGATGACGTTCTGGATACGGGCGCCACGCTGGATGAAGTTTGCAGGGAATTAAAAAGAAGAGGGGTGAAGGAAGTCCGCACCGCCGTGGCTGTGGACAAGCGTTGTTGTCGGAAAGTACCTTTTGAGGCTGATTACGTGGCCTTTACGCAGGGAAACGACTTCCTGGTGGGTTTTGGAATGGATCTGGACGGGCATCATCGGGAACTCCCGTACATTGGGAAAGTGGTCATGGCTGACACAGTTGAGAATTCAGGTTGA
- the polA gene encoding DNA polymerase I, with product MTDSPSKRLFILDGMALAYRAHFAFFSNPIRNSKGVNTSAVYGFANTLLGILEHELPTHIAACFDTSVPTARHKLYPAYKANRESMPEELSFQMPLIFRLLEAMNIPILRYEGYEADDTIGTLARIADGTEGFQTYMVSQDKDLGQLISSTCFLWKPGKRGNDHEVIDLEKLKEQWGIERADQVVDILALMGDSSDNIPGLPGVGEKTAKLLIGEFGSVENLLSNTDKLKGKRRQIVEENGAMATLSKQLATIDRNVPLTVTLPGLVKKEPSPEELLSLLQELEFRSMQAKLFGKKAPEARKSPLPADDLFAPAPQTEQPPLEALSAPVSGARQSSSGQMDLFEERHLKTVDDFRHEYIIADTAEARSAMVAELEKHDSWCFDTETTGLNPLTDNLLGVAFCAEPHKAWYMPVSGPEDLEAVKPLLEGPAEKIGHHLKFDLEVLRANGIHVKGPFFDTLLAHALIAPGMKHGMDILAENLLQYSTIKLKDIAAPGARKRELDTSGIPVEVMGKYSAEDADITLQLSSILKRQVKESGMEKLFRTVELPLLPVLADMEFTGIRVLPESLEKASVKVGAIIDGLRERIEEAAGHPLNLNSPKQLGDFLFGELELVKKPKKTKTGQFVTDEDTLSALAPQHPIVADILAYRENMKLKSTYLDALPKYICPRDGRIHTQFHQMLTATGRLASQDPNLQNIPVRTEQGRLIRTAFVPASEEYTMLSADYSQIELRIMAALSGDPAMCGAFKEGRDIHTETAARVYGIPRDQVDAVMRRAAKTVNFGIIYGISAFGLSQRLGCPRGEAATLIENYFTQFPVVKSFMEDLVHKAEQAGYAETLLGRRRMIPEINSANKTIKSAAERTAINTPIQGTAADMIKIAMIHVDKLLKGTRSRLILQIHDELLVDLHRDELDLIPKIEEAMISALPLPNGVPILVEARTGGNWLEAH from the coding sequence ATGACTGATTCCCCTTCCAAGCGCCTTTTTATTCTGGATGGAATGGCCCTGGCTTACAGAGCCCACTTCGCCTTTTTCTCCAATCCCATCCGCAATTCCAAGGGAGTCAATACTTCCGCCGTGTACGGCTTCGCCAATACGCTGCTGGGCATTCTGGAACATGAACTCCCCACGCATATCGCGGCCTGTTTCGACACTTCCGTTCCTACGGCGCGCCATAAGCTTTACCCTGCCTATAAAGCCAACCGGGAATCCATGCCGGAAGAGTTGAGCTTTCAAATGCCCCTGATTTTCAGATTGCTGGAGGCCATGAATATTCCCATTCTGCGTTATGAGGGTTATGAGGCGGACGATACGATAGGCACGCTGGCGCGCATTGCGGACGGTACGGAGGGGTTCCAGACCTACATGGTTTCCCAGGACAAGGATCTGGGCCAGCTTATTTCCTCCACCTGCTTTCTGTGGAAACCCGGCAAAAGGGGCAATGACCACGAAGTGATTGACCTGGAAAAACTCAAGGAGCAATGGGGCATTGAACGTGCGGACCAGGTAGTTGATATTCTGGCCCTGATGGGGGACAGCTCCGACAATATTCCGGGTCTTCCCGGCGTGGGGGAAAAGACGGCCAAACTGTTGATCGGAGAGTTCGGCTCCGTGGAAAACCTGCTGTCTAATACGGATAAGCTGAAAGGGAAGCGCAGGCAGATTGTGGAGGAAAACGGAGCCATGGCAACTCTTTCCAAACAACTGGCCACCATTGACCGGAACGTTCCCCTGACGGTGACCCTGCCTGGCCTGGTTAAAAAAGAGCCCAGCCCGGAGGAACTGCTGTCCCTTCTCCAGGAATTGGAGTTTCGCTCCATGCAGGCCAAGCTGTTCGGGAAAAAAGCGCCGGAGGCCAGAAAATCCCCCCTCCCTGCGGACGATTTGTTTGCTCCCGCCCCGCAGACGGAACAGCCTCCGTTGGAGGCGCTCTCCGCCCCCGTTTCGGGAGCACGGCAGAGCAGTTCCGGCCAAATGGACTTGTTTGAGGAACGCCATTTGAAAACAGTAGATGATTTCAGGCACGAGTATATTATTGCGGACACGGCGGAAGCCCGTTCCGCCATGGTTGCCGAGCTGGAAAAGCATGATTCCTGGTGCTTCGACACGGAAACGACGGGCCTGAATCCCCTTACGGACAATCTGCTGGGCGTCGCCTTCTGTGCGGAACCGCACAAGGCATGGTACATGCCTGTCTCCGGCCCGGAGGATCTGGAAGCGGTTAAACCGCTTCTGGAAGGCCCCGCAGAGAAGATAGGGCATCACCTGAAATTTGACCTGGAGGTTTTGAGAGCCAACGGCATTCACGTCAAAGGCCCCTTTTTCGACACGTTGCTGGCTCATGCCCTGATCGCTCCGGGCATGAAGCACGGAATGGACATTCTGGCGGAAAATCTGCTGCAATATTCCACGATTAAACTGAAGGACATTGCCGCGCCGGGAGCCAGGAAGCGCGAACTGGACACCAGCGGCATTCCCGTGGAGGTCATGGGCAAATATTCGGCGGAGGATGCGGATATCACCCTCCAGCTTTCCTCCATCCTGAAAAGACAGGTCAAGGAAAGCGGCATGGAGAAACTGTTCCGCACTGTGGAACTGCCCTTGCTTCCCGTGCTGGCGGACATGGAGTTCACCGGCATCCGCGTGCTTCCGGAATCCCTGGAAAAGGCTTCCGTCAAGGTAGGAGCCATCATTGACGGCCTGCGGGAAAGAATTGAAGAAGCCGCAGGCCATCCCCTGAACCTGAATTCCCCCAAGCAGCTCGGAGATTTCCTGTTCGGAGAACTGGAGCTGGTGAAGAAGCCCAAGAAGACGAAGACGGGCCAGTTCGTGACGGATGAAGACACCCTTTCCGCTCTGGCTCCCCAGCATCCCATTGTAGCGGATATCCTGGCCTACCGGGAGAATATGAAGCTGAAGAGCACGTATCTGGATGCGCTGCCCAAATATATCTGCCCGCGTGACGGACGCATCCATACCCAATTCCACCAGATGCTGACCGCTACCGGGAGGCTCGCCTCCCAGGATCCCAATCTTCAGAATATTCCGGTAAGGACGGAACAGGGGCGCCTGATCCGCACCGCTTTTGTCCCCGCCTCAGAGGAATACACCATGCTGTCCGCAGATTATTCCCAGATTGAACTGCGCATCATGGCGGCGCTTTCCGGAGACCCCGCCATGTGCGGAGCATTCAAGGAAGGGCGGGACATCCATACGGAAACGGCCGCCCGTGTGTACGGCATTCCCCGCGACCAGGTGGACGCCGTTATGCGCCGCGCGGCCAAAACGGTGAACTTCGGCATTATTTACGGCATTTCCGCCTTCGGTCTTTCCCAGAGGCTGGGCTGCCCCCGCGGAGAAGCCGCCACTCTGATTGAAAACTATTTCACCCAGTTCCCCGTAGTTAAATCCTTCATGGAAGACCTGGTTCACAAAGCGGAACAAGCCGGTTACGCGGAAACGCTGCTGGGGCGCCGGAGAATGATTCCGGAAATCAACTCCGCCAACAAGACCATTAAGTCCGCCGCGGAACGCACTGCCATCAACACCCCCATCCAGGGCACGGCGGCGGATATGATTAAAATAGCCATGATCCATGTGGACAAATTGCTGAAAGGCACCAGATCCCGGCTTATCCTCCAAATTCATGATGAATTGCTGGTGGACCTGCACAGGGATGAATTGGATCTTATTCCCAAGATAGAGGAAGCCATGATCAGCGCGCTGCCCCTGCCCAACGGCGTTCCCATTCTGGTGGAAGCCAGGACGGGCGGCAACTGGCTGGAAGCTCATTAA